One segment of Falco rusticolus isolate bFalRus1 chromosome 3, bFalRus1.pri, whole genome shotgun sequence DNA contains the following:
- the IL22RA1 gene encoding interleukin-22 receptor subunit alpha-1, with protein sequence MKQFLIILAVFSVVGIVTTERSSCLKRAAFSSTNFENILTWETEADIPPGTVFDVQYKQYGEKSWLNKRECQSITQPFCNLTRETENFMEHYYARVRATGQNYCSSNWVRSERFEPRKETIIGAPVVEHIPYVRSIKFLIRPPYTPLRGEDDHQLTVEDIYSKFGAVDYHLTIFNQRTHQKWTKNEHNKEFEVSNLDPDTEYNGTVYISLLQRSSKSQVFGVKTLADNTWLLYCFVALTFCAGLVFAAISYVIYKYVKQHSAQPMSLDFRGISSFQPLTLTVEHIIKPINLSKPSLLIPEVQLPQISQHVDRASEPPWSFCPPETAYQQQRDVGTLQPAAQAPCLASTAPNNYVLPTAEQSFPTAVSSNVLPLTYGVCVEGTDHVDKKNLQPNQMLKEVSPDSFVSGKLITHKLGKSCSHWNYKEQRPVLALWNSSGTRESVLLQGSPGQTQQLQLQTEGMENKVHASQLSLSLLEQGGCYRKQTTELPLLLSSVKVDTDYVPEDESLSSLSPALLFPVSTGNNFPGEKNTERWMLPDSFSHSANKLQFLETQETETLTATKELSCTELNNVVSQDTISDWDNGTPLAMLFKDLDLKVLWDQDENTEFY encoded by the exons ATGAAGCAATTTCTGATCATCTTGGCTGTATTTTCGGTGGTTG GCATTGTGACTACTGAGAGGTCATCATGTCTGAAACGtgcagcattttcttctacAAACTTTGAGAACATCCTGACATGGGAAACTGAAGCAGATATTCCCCCTGGCACTGTATTTGATGTCCAATATAAACA GTATGGAGAAAAATCCTGGCTTAACAAGCGTGAATGCCAGAGTATCACGCAGCCTTTCTGCAATCTCACTCGTGAAACAGAAAACTTCATGGAGCATTACTACGCAAGGGTGAGGGCCACTGGCCAGAACTACTGCTCCTCCAACTGGGTGCGCTCAGAAAGATTTGAACCCAGAAAAGAGA CTATTATTGGAGCACCAGTGGTGGAGCATATTCCTTATGTACGGTCCATAAAGTTTCTTATACGGCCTCCCTATACTCCACTAAGAGGTGAAGATGACCACCAGCTAACTGTAGAAGACATTTATAGTAAATTTGGTGCTGTTGATTATCACTTAACAATATTCAACCAAAGGACACATCAAAAG TGGACAAAGAATGAGCACAACAAAGAATTTGAAGTTTCCAACTTGGACCCAGACACTGAATATAACGGAACAGTATATATTTCTCTgctccagagaagcagcaaatcTCAAGTATTTGGGGTTAAAACACTAGCAG ACAATACATGGCTTCTCTACTGTTTCGTGGCACTCACGTTCTGTGCTGGATTGGTGTTTGCTGCAATTAGTTATGTGATCTACAAATATGTCAAGCAACACAGCGCACAGCCTATGTCTTTG GACTTCAGAGGGATTTCATCATTCCAGCCTCTTACACTGACAGTGGAGCATATTATAAAGCCCATCAATTTATCCAAACCTTCACTTCTCATCCCTGAAGTGCAGTTACCACAGATCAGCCAACATGTGGACAGAGCATCAGAGCCACCATGGTCTTTCTGTCCACCAGAAACTGCCTATCAGCAACAGAGGGACGTAGGGACACTCCAGCCGGCCGCTCAGGCACCCTGCTTGGCAAGCACAGCTCCTAATAATTATGTTCTTCCCACAGCTGAGCAAAGCTTTCCTACTGCTGTATCCAGCAACGTTCTGCCCCTAACCTATGGGGTGTGTGTCGAAGGCACAGACCATGTTGACAAGAAGAATCTGCAGCCAAACCAAATGCTAAAGGAAGTTTCTCCAGATAGTTTTGTCAGTGGAAAGCTCATAACCCACAAGCTGGGCAAGAGCTGCAGCCACTGGAATTACAAAGAACAGAGGCCAGTCTTGGCATTGTGGAACAGCAGTGGCACAAGAGAGTCTGTTCTCTTACAGGGGAGCCCTGGGCAAacacagcaactgcagctgcagaCTGAGGGGATGGAAAATAAAGTGCATGCATCCCAGCTGTCACTGTCTTTGCTGGAACAAGGAGGATGCTATAGAAAACAGACAACAGAACTGCCACTCTTACTGTCTTCAGTGAAAGTTGACACAGACTATGTTCCAGAGGATGAATCGCTGTCATCTCTATCACCAGCCCTCCTTTTCCCAGTCAGTACTGGTAACAACTTCCCTGGAGAGAAGAACACAGAGCGGTGGATGTTGCCAGATTCATTTTCACATTCTGCAAATAAATTGCAGTTCCTAGAGACTCAAGAAACAGAAACGTTAACAGCAACAAAGGAGCTAAGTTGCACAGAACTGAATAATGTTGTGTCCCAAGACACTATCTCAGACTGGGACAATGGCACTCCTCTTGCTATGCTGTTCAAAGATTTGGACTTAAAAGTACTGTGGGATCAGGATGAAAACACAGAGTTTTATTAG